In Bacillus sp. NP247, one DNA window encodes the following:
- the guaB gene encoding IMP dehydrogenase — protein MWESKFVKEGLTFDDVLLVPARSDILPREVSVKTVLSESLQLNIPLISAGMDTVTEADMAIAMARQGGLGIIHKNMSIEQQAEQVDKVKRSESGVISDPFFLTPEHQVYDAEHLMGKYRISGVPVVNNLDERKLVGIITNRDMRFIQDYSIKISDVMTKEQLITAPVGTTLEEAEKILQKYKIEKLPLVDNNGVLQGLITIKDIEKVIEFPNSAKDKQGRLLVGAAVGVTADAMLRIDALVKASVDAIVLDTAHGHSKGVIEKVKEVRAKYPALNIIAGNVATAEATKALIEAGANVVKVGIGPGSICTTRVVAGVGVPQLTAVYDCATEARKHGIPVIADGGVKYSGDMVKALAAGAHVVMLGSMFAGVAESPGETEIYQGRQFKVYRGMGSVGAMEKGSKDRYFQEGNKKLVPEGIEGRVPYKGPLADTVHQLVGGLRAGMGYCGAQNLEFLRENAQFIRMSGAGLRESHPHHVQITKEAPNYSL, from the coding sequence ATGTGGGAATCTAAATTTGTTAAAGAAGGTTTGACTTTTGATGATGTATTACTTGTACCAGCGAGGTCAGATATATTACCAAGAGAAGTAAGTGTTAAAACAGTTTTATCTGAAAGCTTACAGCTAAACATCCCGTTAATTAGTGCAGGAATGGATACAGTAACAGAAGCTGACATGGCTATTGCAATGGCTCGCCAAGGCGGTTTAGGAATTATTCATAAGAATATGTCTATTGAGCAACAGGCAGAGCAAGTTGATAAAGTAAAGCGCTCTGAAAGCGGCGTTATTTCAGATCCTTTCTTCTTAACTCCAGAACATCAAGTATATGATGCAGAACATCTTATGGGAAAATATCGTATCTCAGGTGTACCAGTTGTAAATAATTTAGATGAGCGAAAATTAGTTGGTATTATTACAAACCGTGATATGCGTTTCATCCAAGACTACTCAATCAAAATTTCTGACGTAATGACAAAAGAACAGTTAATTACAGCTCCAGTTGGTACTACACTGGAAGAAGCTGAAAAGATCCTACAAAAGTATAAAATTGAAAAGCTCCCTCTTGTTGATAATAACGGTGTATTACAAGGGCTTATTACAATAAAAGATATTGAAAAAGTAATTGAATTCCCAAACTCTGCTAAGGATAAGCAAGGACGCTTATTAGTTGGAGCAGCTGTCGGTGTAACGGCTGATGCTATGCTTCGTATCGATGCATTAGTAAAAGCTAGCGTAGATGCAATTGTACTTGATACAGCTCATGGGCATTCTAAAGGTGTTATTGAAAAGGTAAAAGAAGTTCGTGCGAAATATCCAGCACTAAATATTATCGCTGGAAACGTTGCTACAGCTGAAGCAACGAAAGCATTAATTGAGGCTGGTGCAAACGTAGTTAAAGTTGGTATTGGACCAGGCTCTATTTGTACAACGCGTGTTGTAGCTGGTGTTGGTGTACCACAATTAACAGCAGTTTATGATTGTGCAACAGAAGCTCGTAAACACGGTATTCCAGTTATTGCTGATGGTGGTGTTAAGTACTCTGGTGATATGGTTAAAGCTTTAGCAGCAGGAGCACACGTTGTTATGCTAGGTAGTATGTTTGCTGGTGTTGCTGAAAGCCCTGGAGAAACTGAAATTTACCAAGGTCGCCAATTTAAAGTATATCGTGGTATGGGTTCTGTTGGAGCGATGGAAAAAGGAAGTAAAGATCGTTACTTCCAAGAAGGAAACAAGAAACTTGTTCCAGAAGGTATTGAAGGACGCGTACCATATAAAGGACCTTTAGCAGATACAGTTCATCAATTAGTTGGTGGATTACGTGCAGGTATGGGATATTGCGGGGCGCAGAATTTAGAATTCTTACGTGAGAATGCACAGTTCATTCGCATGTCAGGTGCAGGTTTACGTGAAAGCCACCCTCATCATGTACAAATTACAAAAGAGGCTCCAAACTACTCATTATAA